AGGACCGGTGGGTGGAGTGCCGGTACGGCATCGTGGTCGCCGCGTCGGTCGCGAAGTTCGGGCAGGACCCGCGGCTGCGCCGGTTCCTGCTCGGCACCGGGGAGCGGGTGCTGGTCGAGGCCAGCCCGGTCGACGCCGTGTGGGGGACCGGCGTGGCCGCCGACGACCCGCGCGCGAGCGACCCGGCGCGGTGGCCCGGGCTCAACCTGCTGGGCTTCGCGCTGATGGAGGCGCGCGCGACACTCGCCGGCTGATCCCCCGCGTGGCCGCCGTGCCCGCGTTTCTCCCGGCAGCGGGGCGGGCATTCCGGGACATGGGCGCGACGACGGTGATCGAGCGGGAGCGGAAGTTCGACTTCGACGACGGGCGGCCGGTGCCCCGGCTGACCGGGGTGGGACCGGTTGCGGCGCAGGCCGACGCGCGTGAATCCCACCTCGACACCATCTACTACGACACCCCGGACCTGCGGCTGGCCCGCGCCGGCGTGACGCTGCGGCGCCGCACCGGCGGGGACGACGAGGGCTGGCACCTCAAGCGGCCCGGCGCCGCCGGGGCGCGCGAGGAGACCCAGCTGCCCCTCGGCGACCGCATGCCGCCCGAGCTCGCCGAGGCCGCGCGCGAGTGGACGGGTGGCGCGGACCTCGTGGAGGTGGCGCACCTGCGGGTCGACCGGTTCACCCACGACCTCACCGACGACGACGGCCGCCGCCTGGCGCTGCTGACCGACGACCACGTGCGTGGCGCGCGGGCCGGTGATCAGGCCCACCTGGACAGCTGGCGCGAACTCGAGGTCGAGCTGGACGCCGGGGACCCCGGCCTGCTGGACACCCTGACCGCGGCCCTGCTCGCCGGCGGGGTCCGCCCGGCGCACTGGCCGTCCAAGCTGCGCCGGCTGCTCGCGGCCGAACTGGCCGCCGAGGGCAAGCACGGCAACGCCGGCGAGGCCGTGATGTCTTACCTGCGCGACCAGGTCGACGCTCTCCGGGTGCACGACGCGGGTGTCCGGCGCGGGGACCCGGACTCGGTGCACCAGTTGCGGGTCGCGATGCGGCGCTTGCGCAGCGCCCTGCGCGGATACCGGCGCCTGTTCGTGCGGGAGCGGGCCCGGTGGCTGGCGGACGAGCTGAAGTGGGCCGGGCAGGTGCTGTCCCCGGCGCGGGACGGCGAGGTGCGGCGCGAGATCCTGCTGGACGCGCTGGCGGAGTTCCCGCCCGGCCCGCAGATCGAACACGCCCGCCGCAGCCTCCTGTCCGGTTTGGACGAAGTGGCCGCGCGCGACCGGGAGACGCTGCTCGCCCGGCTGAACACCGAACGGTACGCGCGGCTGCTCGGCGCGCTCGACG
The sequence above is a segment of the Amycolatopsis viridis genome. Coding sequences within it:
- a CDS encoding CYTH and CHAD domain-containing protein; amino-acid sequence: MGATTVIERERKFDFDDGRPVPRLTGVGPVAAQADARESHLDTIYYDTPDLRLARAGVTLRRRTGGDDEGWHLKRPGAAGAREETQLPLGDRMPPELAEAAREWTGGADLVEVAHLRVDRFTHDLTDDDGRRLALLTDDHVRGARAGDQAHLDSWRELEVELDAGDPGLLDTLTAALLAGGVRPAHWPSKLRRLLAAELAAEGKHGNAGEAVMSYLRDQVDALRVHDAGVRRGDPDSVHQLRVAMRRLRSALRGYRRLFVRERARWLADELKWAGQVLSPARDGEVRREILLDALAEFPPGPQIEHARRSLLSGLDEVAARDRETLLARLNTERYARLLGALDEWVADPPLTMSAESGRRELRTALRQADERLSAAVAAAREAPDPDTALHEVRKKAKAARYMADAARPVLGNRVRRWRRAVKAAQRELGEYHDLAGAARLLHDGSWDSVSDAFVFGRLHERLRARCTALRADFERRERPAAP